One window from the genome of Eucalyptus grandis isolate ANBG69807.140 chromosome 7, ASM1654582v1, whole genome shotgun sequence encodes:
- the LOC104453119 gene encoding uncharacterized protein LOC104453119 — protein sequence MPSGSSAMAPEPILSDRGTASIAMDIQTLEQRYITRCKDHDVHPNPTILSGFSKAEVKKTCHELCILEIMLDHLKDMDLHPLLDVVVDIEASEIEAVDIYNKSSGELKGEYALLLMRALNKKLRVVDLQDISLGKDFCRDLSSRGLMCEVLTMRSSHFRNLSMVGKFSRMHTLNLDYGTSLTSFQKDCFACMPNLKFLSMCETRVANLWTTAAALSKLPSLVELRFQRRLCYEDVESCITSSSVNEDGRDNPFPEESNIDIATLVDQNLISEAMLHNLMTVTNAIGNPELQREGEESSDDSEVDFSSQRQEYGFMHELTNAISEWSGRANANDEVESLSHSEEESIGASGTYSSTNIASKYVSCSSSPICFKKHYREFMIASLPHLKMLDELPIRKNEREQAAATFSQYFEYLPYRRKAKESVLSILQNREIKESRNLARANKRKNTYPSGKSQYFYTRSLCAARVGSCPWPSLQPLSCSSSGDEALNFRPRQFEYHPSDSSLMVFGTLDGEVIIINHENGKIVSCIPSYGVMSSVLGLCWLKKHPSLLIAGSDNGSLKLYNIHQLPPNNSGAYSGAGSVTFDDFDQLTSVHVNSADELLLASGYSKNVALYDINSGRRLQVFTNMHQEHINVVKFANHSPSLFATSSFDRDVKLWDLRQKPFLPCYTATSSKGNVMVCFSPDDHYLLASAVDNEVKQFRAADGKLLLDFGINPTGSSQNYTRSYYMNGRDYIISGSCDEHVVRICCAQTGRRLRDVSLEGRGSGSSMFVQSLRGDPHRDFNMSILAAYMRPSSKSEIVKVNLLASNDDTKEYSNGQNVPVSNSLGG from the exons ATGCCATCTGGGTCGTCGGCGATGGCGCCGGAACCGATTTTATCTGATCGTGGCACTGCCTCGATCGCCATGGACATTCAAACTCTAGAACAGAG ATATATTACTCGGTGCAAAGACCATGATGTCCATCCTAATCCTACAATATTGTCCGGCTTCTCCAAG GCTGAGGTAAAAAAAACTTGCCATGAGTTATGTATACTAGAGATCATGCTAGACCATCTCAAGGACATGGATCTCCATCCACTACTTGATGTAGTGGTCGACATTGAGGCATCTGAAATTGAAGCAGTTGACATATATAATAAATCATCAGGTGAATTAAAGGGAGAGTATGCATTATTGCTGATGCGTGCCCTGAATAAAAAACTCCGTGTGGTTGATCTCCAGGATATCTCCTTGGGAAAGGACTTTTGCCG GGATCTTTCAAGTAGAGGCTTGATGTGCGAAGTGTTAACCATGAGGTCTTCCCATTTTCGCAATCTCAGTATGGTGGGGAAGTTTAGTCGAATGCACACTTTGAATTTGGATTACGGCACTTCGCTAACTAGCTTCCAGAAAGATTGTTTCGCTTGCATGCCGAATCTAAAGTTCCTGTCAATGTGTGAGACAAGAGTTGCTAATCTCTGGACAACTGCTGCTGCACTTTCCAAACTCCCTTCTTTGGTGGAGCTAAGATTCCAAAGACGGTTATGTTATGAGGATGTAGAATCTTGTATTACGTCATCAAGTGTCAATGAGGATGGCAGAGATAATCCTTTTCCAGAAGAATCAAATATTGATATTGCGACACTAGTAGATCAGAATTTAATCTCAGAGGCTATGCTTCACAATCTAATGACAGTCACTAACGCGATTGGCAATCCTGAACTACAAAGGGAAGGTGAGGAGTCATCAGATGATAGTGAGGTTGATTTCTCAAGTCAGAGGCAAGAATATGGTTTCATGCATGAATTAACTAATGCAATCAGTGAGTGGAGTGGGAGGGCCAATGCAAATGATGAG GTTGAATCTCTCAGCCACAGCGAAGAAGAATCTATTGGTGCTTCAGGCACATATTCTTCTACAAATATTGCATCGAAATACGTTTCCTGTAGCTCTTCACCTATATGCTTCAAGAAACACTACAGAGAGTTCATGATAGCTTCTTTACCCCATTTGAAAATGCTTGATGAATTACCCATTAGAAAGAATGAGAGGGAACAGGCTGCTGCTACCTTTTCACAATACTTTGAGTACCTCCCATACAGAAGGAAAGCTAAAGAGAGCGTTCTCAGTATCTTGCAAAACCGTGAAATCAAAGAAAGTCGAAACCTGGCTCgtgcaaataaaagaaagaatacaTATCCATCTGGAAAGTCTCAATATTTCTACACCAGGTCACTTTGTGCTGCCAGAGTAGGATCTTGTCCTTGGCCTTCATTGCAACCGCTTTCTTGTTCTAGTTCAGGAGATGAAGCTCTGAACTTTCGCCCTAGACAATTTGAGTATCATCCTTCAGATTCTTCTCTTATGGTTTTTGGAACATTGGATGGAGAGGTGATCATTATCAACCATGAGAATGGTAAAATTGTCAGCTGCATCCCATCTTATGGAGTGATGAGTAGTGTATTGGGACTCTGTTGGCTCAAGAAGCACCCCTCTTTG CTCATTGCTGGTTCTGACAATGGTTCACTAAAGCTATATAATATCCACCAACTACCTCCAAACAATTCAGGAGCATATTCAGGTGCTGGTTCTGTCACTTTTGATGACTTTGATCAGTTGACTTCAGTTCATGTGAATTCTGCGGACGAGTTGCTTCTTGCTAGTGGATACTCCAAAAATGTTGCACTGTATGATATCAACAGTGGAAGACGTCTTCAAGTATTCACAAATATGCATCAGGAGCATATAAATGTTGTAAAGTTTGCTAACCATTCCCCATCCCTTTTTGCTACTTCATCTTTTGACCGCGATGTCAAACTGTGGGATTTGAGACAAAAACCTTTTCTTCCTTGCTACACTGCGACCAGTTCCAAAGGGAATGTTATGGTTTGCTTTTCTCCAGATGATCATTATCTTCTCGCATCAGCTGTTGACAATGAG GTTAAACAATTTCGGGCTGCTGATGGAAAGCTTCTTTTGGATTTTGGAATCAATCCAACAGGAAGCTCCCAGAATTATACACGTTCATACTACATGAACGGCAGGGATTATATTATCAGCGGGAGCTGCGACGAGCATGTTGTCCGTATTTGCTGTGCGCAAACTGGAAGGCGTCTTAGAGATGTTTCCTTGGAG ggaAGAGGTTCAGGATCTTCCATGTTTGTGCAATCTTTGAGGGGTGATCCTCATAGA GATTTCAACATGAGCATTTTAGCTGCCTATATGCGTCCAAGTTCAAAATCAGAGATTGTCAAG GTCAATCTGCTAGCATCAAATGATGATACAAAGGAGTACTCTAATGGCCAGAACGTTCCTGTATCCAACAGCCTGGGAGGTTGA